Proteins from a genomic interval of Streptomyces sp. NBC_00820:
- a CDS encoding aldo/keto reductase has protein sequence MRHRVLGGTGIEVSPYCLGTMMFGFVGNPDHDECARIVHAALDEGINFVDTADMYSAGESETIVGKALKGRRDDVVLSTKVHFPMGEGPNRGGNSRRWIVRAVEDSLRRLGTDWIDLYQVHRPDHTTDIEETLSVLTDLVRQGKIRAFGCSTFPADEIVEAYHVADRRGLQRFRTEQPPYSLLARGAERQVLPVAQRLGMGVLTWSPLASGFLTGRYRKGQTLDLSSGRPTLNPDRFDPSAPRTAVKLDAVEQLVAVAEEVGCSLPELAVAFPLAHPAVTSVIIGPRTMEQLRNTLKGASVSLDDAALDRIDAIVPPGTDVYPPDGAWTPPSLTTPALRRRPAGTRSAG, from the coding sequence ATGCGCCACCGCGTTCTGGGCGGGACCGGTATCGAGGTCAGTCCCTACTGCCTCGGCACGATGATGTTCGGCTTCGTCGGCAACCCCGACCATGACGAGTGCGCGCGGATCGTCCACGCCGCGCTCGACGAGGGGATCAACTTCGTCGACACCGCCGACATGTACTCGGCCGGGGAGTCGGAGACGATCGTCGGCAAGGCGCTGAAGGGCCGCCGTGACGACGTGGTCCTCTCGACCAAGGTCCACTTCCCGATGGGCGAGGGTCCCAACCGGGGCGGCAACTCGCGGCGTTGGATCGTGCGGGCGGTGGAGGACAGCCTGCGGCGGCTGGGTACCGACTGGATCGACCTCTACCAGGTGCACCGCCCGGACCACACGACCGACATCGAGGAGACCCTCTCCGTCCTGACCGACCTCGTGCGCCAGGGCAAGATCAGGGCGTTCGGCTGCTCCACGTTCCCCGCGGACGAGATCGTGGAGGCCTACCACGTGGCCGACCGCCGCGGCCTCCAGCGTTTCCGCACCGAGCAGCCGCCCTACTCGCTGCTGGCCCGCGGTGCCGAGAGGCAGGTGCTGCCGGTGGCGCAGCGCCTGGGCATGGGCGTGCTGACCTGGAGCCCGCTGGCCTCGGGGTTCCTGACGGGCCGCTACCGCAAGGGCCAGACCCTCGACCTGAGCAGCGGCCGCCCCACCCTCAACCCCGACCGCTTCGACCCGTCGGCGCCGCGCACGGCCGTGAAGCTGGACGCGGTCGAGCAACTGGTCGCGGTGGCCGAGGAGGTGGGCTGCTCGCTGCCGGAGCTGGCCGTGGCCTTCCCGCTCGCGCACCCGGCGGTCACCTCGGTGATCATCGGCCCGCGCACGATGGAGCAGCTGCGGAACACGCTCAAGGGGGCGTCCGTGTCGCTGGACGACGCCGCCCTCGACCGCATCGACGCGATCGTCCCGCCCGGCACCGACGTCTACCCGCCCGACGGCGCCTGGACCCCGCCGTCCCTCACGACGCCGGCACTGCGGAGGCGGCCGGCGGGCACGAGGTCGGCTGGGTGA
- a CDS encoding holo-ACP synthase yields MSIIGVGIDVAEIERFEAALERTPGLADRLFVERELLLPSGERRGIASLAARFAAKEALAKALGAPPGLLWVDAEVCVEDSGQPRLQVRGTVAARAAELGVRSWHVSLSHDAGVASAVVIAEG; encoded by the coding sequence ATGAGCATCATCGGCGTAGGGATCGACGTGGCCGAGATCGAGCGGTTCGAGGCGGCGCTGGAGCGTACGCCGGGGCTGGCCGACCGGCTCTTCGTGGAGCGGGAGTTGCTGCTGCCGAGCGGGGAGCGGCGCGGTATCGCCTCGCTCGCGGCGCGGTTCGCGGCGAAGGAGGCACTCGCCAAGGCGCTGGGCGCACCGCCCGGGCTGCTCTGGGTCGATGCCGAGGTGTGCGTCGAGGACAGCGGGCAGCCCCGGCTGCAGGTGCGGGGGACCGTGGCCGCGCGGGCCGCGGAACTCGGGGTGCGGTCGTGGCACGTGTCGCTCAGTCACGACGCGGGAGTCGCCTCGGCCGTGGTCATCGCGGAGGGCTGA
- a CDS encoding NAD(P)H-hydrate dehydratase: MRTAYSVETIRAAERALMARLPEGALMQRAAAGLAAACADFLGRVYGSRVVLLVGSGDNGGDALYAGARLARRGAGVTAVLLAPERTHAAGLAALRGAGGAVAHAGSAEELIARADLVVDGIVGIGGKGGLRPDAARTAGLLERARAGVVAVDLPSGVEADTGEVRGVAVRADLTVTFGAYKPALLIDPGREYAGSVRLVDIGLELPPPEPDVEALQHADVARRLPVPAAESDKYRRGVVGVAAGSARYPGAAVLAVAGALRGGAGAVRYVGFAADAVVTRFPETLVSEHGPARAGRVQAWVAGPGAGDDALSVAQVLRTDVPVLLDADGLRLAERDAVRGRTAPTLMTPHAGEAAALLGVSREEVEAGRLAAVRELAAVYRATVLLKGSTTLVADPGGGPVRVNATGTGWLATAGSGDVLSGLAGSLLASGLSALDAGSVAAYLHGLAGRFAADGAPTTSLDVAERIPQAWRDVVRD, translated from the coding sequence ATGCGTACTGCGTACAGCGTGGAGACGATCAGGGCGGCCGAGCGGGCGCTGATGGCACGGCTTCCGGAAGGGGCGCTCATGCAACGGGCCGCCGCCGGGCTGGCGGCCGCCTGCGCGGACTTCCTCGGACGGGTGTACGGCAGCCGGGTGGTGCTGCTCGTCGGGAGCGGCGACAACGGCGGGGACGCGCTGTACGCGGGAGCCCGGCTGGCGCGACGCGGGGCCGGGGTCACGGCCGTGCTGCTCGCGCCCGAACGCACGCACGCCGCAGGGCTGGCCGCCCTGCGCGGGGCGGGTGGCGCCGTCGCGCACGCCGGGTCCGCCGAGGAGCTGATCGCGCGCGCCGACCTCGTCGTCGACGGCATCGTCGGGATCGGGGGGAAGGGCGGGCTGCGGCCGGACGCGGCACGGACGGCCGGCCTCCTGGAGCGGGCCCGGGCCGGCGTCGTCGCCGTGGACCTGCCCAGCGGTGTCGAGGCGGACACCGGCGAGGTGCGGGGGGTGGCGGTCCGCGCCGACCTCACCGTCACCTTCGGCGCGTACAAGCCGGCGCTCCTCATCGACCCCGGGCGGGAGTACGCCGGGTCGGTCAGGCTCGTCGACATCGGGCTCGAACTGCCGCCGCCCGAACCCGACGTGGAGGCTCTGCAGCATGCCGACGTGGCGCGGCGGCTGCCGGTGCCGGCGGCGGAGAGCGACAAGTACCGGCGTGGTGTGGTGGGCGTCGCCGCCGGGTCGGCGCGGTATCCCGGCGCGGCCGTGCTCGCCGTCGCCGGGGCGCTGCGGGGCGGGGCGGGCGCCGTGCGCTACGTCGGCTTCGCCGCCGACGCCGTCGTCACCCGGTTCCCGGAGACGCTCGTGTCCGAGCACGGGCCGGCCAGGGCGGGGCGCGTGCAGGCGTGGGTCGCCGGTCCCGGCGCCGGGGACGACGCGCTGAGCGTGGCGCAGGTGCTGCGCACGGACGTACCGGTGCTGCTCGACGCCGACGGGCTGCGGCTGGCGGAGCGGGACGCGGTGCGGGGACGTACGGCGCCGACGCTGATGACCCCGCACGCCGGAGAGGCCGCGGCCCTGCTCGGGGTGTCCCGGGAGGAGGTCGAGGCGGGACGGCTGGCCGCCGTACGGGAGTTGGCGGCCGTGTACCGGGCGACCGTGCTGCTGAAGGGGTCGACCACTTTGGTGGCCGACCCCGGGGGCGGCCCGGTCCGGGTGAACGCCACCGGAACCGGCTGGCTCGCCACGGCCGGCAGCGGGGACGTGCTGTCGGGGCTCGCGGGTTCGCTGCTGGCGTCGGGTCTGTCCGCGCTGGACGCGGGGAGCGTGGCGGCCTATCTGCACGGGCTCGCCGGACGCTTCGCGGCGGACGGGGCGCCGACGACGTCTCTGGACGTCGCCGAGCGGATCCCGCAGGCTTGGCGGGACGTCGTACGGGACTGA
- the alr gene encoding alanine racemase, which translates to MSETSAVSTAPLRARAEIDLGALRANVRTLRARARGAALMAVVKSDAYGHGAVPCARAALAAGADWLGTATPEEALALRAAGLPGRIMCWLWVPGGPWRQAVEADIDVSVSGMWALREVTEAARAAGLTARVQLKADTGLGRNGCQPADWPELVAESLRAESEGLIRVTGLWSHFACADEPGHPSIAAQLDRFREMVAYAEEQGVRPEVRHIANSPATLTLPETHFDLVRTGIALYGISPSPELGTPADFGLRPVMTLSASLALVKHVPGGHGVSYGHHYVTAGDTTLGLVPVGYADGIPRHASGTGPVLVDGKWRTVAGRVAMDQFVVDLGGDEPEVGAEAVLFGPGDRGEPTAEDWAQACGTIAYEVVTRIGARVPRVYVNGEEEG; encoded by the coding sequence ATGAGTGAGACTTCAGCTGTGTCGACCGCGCCTCTGCGCGCACGCGCCGAGATCGATCTGGGCGCCCTGCGCGCCAATGTGCGGACCCTGCGCGCCCGCGCACGGGGTGCGGCCCTGATGGCCGTCGTCAAGTCCGACGCCTACGGCCACGGGGCGGTGCCCTGCGCCCGAGCGGCCCTCGCGGCGGGCGCGGACTGGCTGGGCACGGCCACGCCCGAGGAGGCGCTGGCGCTGCGCGCGGCCGGTCTGCCGGGACGGATCATGTGCTGGCTGTGGGTCCCGGGCGGGCCGTGGCGGCAGGCGGTCGAGGCGGACATCGACGTGTCCGTCAGCGGCATGTGGGCGCTGCGCGAGGTGACGGAGGCCGCGCGGGCCGCGGGGCTGACCGCGCGCGTGCAGCTGAAGGCCGACACCGGGCTCGGCCGCAACGGCTGCCAGCCCGCCGACTGGCCCGAACTGGTCGCCGAGTCCCTGCGCGCCGAGTCCGAGGGGCTGATCCGGGTCACCGGCCTGTGGTCGCACTTCGCCTGTGCCGACGAGCCCGGACACCCCTCCATCGCCGCCCAGCTCGACCGGTTCCGGGAGATGGTGGCGTATGCCGAGGAGCAGGGCGTGCGCCCCGAGGTGCGGCACATCGCCAACTCCCCGGCCACGCTGACCCTTCCGGAGACCCACTTCGACCTCGTCCGCACCGGCATCGCCCTGTACGGCATCTCGCCCAGCCCGGAGCTGGGCACCCCGGCCGACTTCGGGCTGCGCCCGGTGATGACGCTGAGCGCCTCGCTGGCGCTGGTCAAGCACGTGCCGGGCGGCCATGGCGTCAGCTACGGCCACCACTACGTCACCGCCGGCGACACCACCCTCGGCCTGGTGCCGGTGGGCTACGCCGACGGCATCCCGCGGCACGCGTCCGGCACCGGTCCGGTGCTGGTCGACGGCAAGTGGCGGACCGTCGCGGGACGGGTCGCGATGGACCAGTTCGTGGTCGACCTGGGCGGCGACGAGCCCGAGGTGGGCGCGGAGGCGGTGCTGTTCGGGCCCGGCGACCGGGGCGAGCCCACCGCCGAGGACTGGGCGCAGGCCTGCGGCACCATCGCGTACGAGGTCGTCACGCGGATCGGGGCGCGTGTTCCGCGCGTCTACGTGAACGGGGAAGAAGAGGGGTAA
- a CDS encoding alpha/beta fold hydrolase: MSESSAEAVADVVASAAATASAAGAAAGSWRRVTGIAGTAIGVLAAGAAAGVAIERMTVGRGMRRRARLALDSTGPYGTLRGTPGKAYADDGTELYYEVDDVDPDPGPNLSPRRRRLFGRKAPGPVTVVFCHGYCLSQDSWHFQRAALRGVVRTVHWDQRSHGRSGRGSAQTRDGDPVTIDQLGRDLKAVLDAAVPQGPVVLVGHSMGGMTMMALAAQYPELIRDRVVATAFVGTSSGRLGEVNFGLPVAGVNAVRRILPGVLKALGQQAELVEKGRRATADLFAGIIKRYSFAGRDVDPSVARFAERMIESTPIDVVAEFYPAFSDHDKTGALACFQDIPVLVLAGVQDLVTPSEHSEVIGDLLPEAELVLVPDAGHLVMLEHPEVVTDRLADLLTRAGAVPAGATVIGYGSTSSSTPPR, encoded by the coding sequence GTGAGCGAGAGCAGTGCGGAGGCCGTGGCGGACGTCGTCGCCTCGGCGGCCGCCACGGCCTCCGCCGCAGGCGCGGCCGCCGGGAGCTGGCGCAGGGTGACCGGCATCGCCGGAACCGCGATAGGCGTGCTCGCCGCGGGCGCGGCCGCCGGTGTCGCCATCGAGCGCATGACGGTGGGGCGCGGAATGCGCCGCAGGGCCCGGCTGGCCCTGGACTCGACGGGCCCGTACGGCACCCTGCGCGGCACCCCCGGCAAGGCGTACGCCGACGACGGCACCGAGCTGTACTACGAGGTCGACGACGTCGACCCGGACCCCGGCCCGAACCTCTCCCCGCGCCGTCGCAGGCTCTTCGGCCGCAAGGCGCCCGGTCCGGTGACCGTCGTCTTCTGCCACGGCTACTGCCTCAGCCAGGACTCCTGGCACTTCCAGCGGGCGGCCCTGCGCGGGGTCGTCCGGACCGTGCACTGGGACCAGCGCAGCCACGGCCGCTCCGGGCGGGGCTCGGCCCAGACCCGGGACGGCGATCCCGTCACCATCGACCAGCTCGGCCGGGACCTGAAGGCGGTCCTGGACGCGGCCGTGCCGCAGGGGCCGGTCGTGCTGGTCGGCCACTCCATGGGCGGGATGACGATGATGGCGCTCGCGGCCCAGTACCCGGAGCTGATCCGGGACCGGGTGGTCGCCACGGCCTTCGTCGGCACGTCGTCCGGGCGGCTCGGGGAGGTCAACTTCGGCCTCCCGGTGGCCGGTGTCAACGCGGTGCGCCGGATCCTCCCCGGGGTGCTGAAGGCGCTCGGGCAGCAGGCGGAGCTGGTGGAGAAGGGGCGCAGGGCGACGGCCGACCTGTTCGCCGGGATCATCAAGCGGTACTCGTTCGCGGGGCGGGACGTCGATCCGTCGGTCGCCCGGTTCGCCGAACGGATGATCGAGTCCACGCCCATCGACGTGGTCGCCGAGTTCTACCCGGCCTTCTCCGACCACGACAAGACCGGCGCGCTGGCCTGCTTCCAGGACATCCCGGTGCTGGTGCTGGCCGGGGTGCAGGACCTGGTCACGCCCAGCGAGCACAGCGAGGTCATCGGCGACCTGCTGCCGGAGGCCGAACTGGTGCTGGTGCCGGACGCCGGGCACCTGGTCATGCTGGAGCATCCGGAGGTCGTCACCGACCGCCTCGCCGACCTGCTGACCCGCGCGGGTGCGGTGCCGGCAGGGGCTACCGTAATCGGTTATGGAAGCACCAGCAGCAGCACACCACCCCGCTGA
- the tsaE gene encoding tRNA (adenosine(37)-N6)-threonylcarbamoyltransferase complex ATPase subunit type 1 TsaE translates to MEAPAAAHHPAETRLTVTSPEQMRELGRRLAKLLRAGDLVMLTGELGAGKTTLTRGLGEGLGVRGAVTSPTFVIARVHPSLGDGPPLVHVDAYRLGGGLDEMEDLDLDVSLTDSVIVVEWGEGKVEELTEDRLEVVIHRAVGDTTDEVRHVTVTGLGQRWTGADLAALAA, encoded by the coding sequence ATGGAAGCACCAGCAGCAGCACACCACCCCGCTGAGACCCGGCTGACCGTCACCTCGCCCGAGCAGATGCGGGAGCTGGGCCGCCGCCTCGCCAAGCTGCTGCGCGCGGGCGACCTGGTGATGCTCACCGGGGAGCTCGGCGCGGGCAAGACGACGCTGACCCGCGGCCTCGGCGAGGGGCTCGGGGTGCGGGGCGCCGTCACCTCGCCGACCTTCGTGATCGCCCGGGTGCACCCCTCGCTGGGTGACGGGCCGCCGCTCGTCCACGTCGACGCCTACCGGCTCGGCGGCGGTCTCGACGAGATGGAGGACCTCGACCTCGACGTCTCGCTGACCGACTCCGTGATCGTCGTGGAGTGGGGCGAGGGCAAGGTCGAGGAGCTGACCGAGGACCGGCTGGAGGTCGTCATCCACCGGGCGGTCGGGGACACCACCGACGAGGTCCGGCACGTCACGGTGACCGGTCTCGGGCAGCGGTGGACCGGTGCGGACCTGGCGGCGCTCGCGGCCTGA
- the tsaB gene encoding tRNA (adenosine(37)-N6)-threonylcarbamoyltransferase complex dimerization subunit type 1 TsaB, with protein sequence MLLLALDTATPAVTVALHDGTDVIVSSSQVDARRHGELLLPAVDRVLAEAGLRLDAVTGIVVGTGPGPYTGLRVGLMTADTFGLALGVPVYGLCTLDGLAYASDIEKGPFVVATDARRKEVYWATYADSRTRLTGPAVDRPADIAEQVAGLPAVGAGALLYPDTFPSAHEPEYVSAAALASLAAEKLAAGEELPEPRPMYLRRPDAQVPKNYKVVTPK encoded by the coding sequence GTGCTCTTGCTCGCTCTGGATACCGCCACCCCCGCCGTCACCGTCGCCCTGCACGACGGCACGGACGTCATCGTCTCGTCGAGCCAGGTGGACGCGCGCCGGCACGGCGAGCTGCTGCTGCCGGCCGTCGACCGGGTGCTCGCCGAGGCCGGGCTCAGGCTGGACGCCGTCACCGGGATCGTCGTCGGCACCGGCCCCGGCCCCTACACCGGCCTGCGCGTCGGCCTGATGACCGCCGACACCTTCGGCCTCGCGCTCGGCGTCCCCGTGTACGGCCTGTGCACGCTGGACGGCCTCGCCTACGCCTCCGACATCGAGAAGGGCCCCTTCGTCGTGGCGACCGACGCCCGGCGCAAGGAGGTCTACTGGGCGACCTACGCCGACTCCCGCACCCGGCTGACCGGACCGGCCGTCGACCGCCCGGCCGACATCGCCGAGCAGGTCGCCGGGCTCCCCGCGGTCGGCGCGGGCGCGCTGCTGTACCCGGACACGTTCCCCAGCGCGCACGAACCGGAGTACGTCTCCGCCGCCGCGCTCGCCTCGCTGGCCGCCGAGAAGCTGGCCGCCGGGGAGGAGCTGCCCGAGCCCAGGCCGATGTACCTGCGCAGGCCGGACGCGCAGGTCCCCAAGAACTACAAGGTGGTCACCCCCAAGTGA
- the rimI gene encoding ribosomal protein S18-alanine N-acetyltransferase: MRWWDIDPVLELEKDLFPEDAWSRGMFWSELAHARGPGATRRYVVAETGDRIVGYAGLASSGDLGDIQTIAVARDQQGTGLGARLLTELLRAATSFECAEVMLECRVDNVRAQKLYERFGFAPIGFRRGYYQPGNVDALVMRLSTESDSGSAAGSSSVQGTETNG; the protein is encoded by the coding sequence ATGCGCTGGTGGGACATCGACCCGGTCCTGGAGCTGGAGAAGGACCTCTTCCCCGAGGACGCCTGGTCCCGGGGCATGTTCTGGTCCGAGCTGGCGCACGCCCGGGGCCCCGGGGCGACCCGGCGCTACGTCGTCGCCGAGACGGGCGACCGGATCGTCGGCTACGCCGGCCTCGCCTCCTCCGGCGACCTGGGCGACATCCAGACCATCGCCGTGGCCCGCGACCAGCAGGGCACCGGTCTCGGCGCCCGGCTGCTGACCGAGCTGCTGCGCGCGGCGACCTCCTTCGAGTGCGCCGAGGTCATGCTGGAGTGCCGGGTCGACAACGTCCGCGCCCAGAAGCTCTACGAGCGCTTCGGCTTCGCCCCCATCGGCTTCAGACGCGGCTACTACCAGCCGGGCAACGTCGACGCCCTGGTGATGCGACTGTCCACGGAATCCGACAGCGGCTCCGCCGCGGGTTCTTCCTCTGTACAAGGAACCGAGACCAATGGCTGA
- the tsaD gene encoding tRNA (adenosine(37)-N6)-threonylcarbamoyltransferase complex transferase subunit TsaD has protein sequence MADEPLVLGIETSCDETGVGIVRGTTLLADAIASSVDEHARFGGVVPEVASRAHLEAMVPTIDRALKEAGVSAKDLDGIAVTAGPGLAGALLVGVSAAKAYAYALGKPLYGVNHLASHICVDQLEHGPLPEPTMALLVSGGHSSLLLSSDITSDVRPMGATIDDAAGEAFDKIARVLNLGFPGGPVIDRYAREGDPKAIAFPRGLTGPRDPAYDFSFSGLKTAVARWIEAKRAAGEEVPVRDVAASFQEAVVDVLTRKAVRACKDEGVDHLMIGGGVAANSRLRALAQERCEAAGIRLRVPRPKLCTDNGAMVAALGAEMVARNRTASDWDLSADSSLPVTDTHVPGHDHSHDHDHVHEVSKDNLYS, from the coding sequence ATGGCTGACGAACCTCTCGTCCTCGGCATCGAGACCTCCTGCGACGAGACCGGCGTCGGCATCGTCCGCGGCACCACCCTGCTGGCCGACGCCATCGCCTCCAGCGTCGACGAGCACGCCCGCTTCGGCGGTGTCGTGCCGGAGGTGGCGTCCCGCGCGCACCTGGAGGCGATGGTCCCGACCATCGACCGCGCGCTGAAGGAGGCGGGCGTCTCGGCGAAGGACCTCGACGGCATCGCGGTCACCGCGGGCCCCGGCCTCGCGGGCGCCCTGCTCGTCGGCGTCTCGGCGGCGAAGGCGTACGCCTACGCGCTCGGCAAGCCCCTGTACGGCGTCAACCACCTCGCCTCGCACATCTGCGTGGACCAGCTGGAGCACGGCCCGCTGCCCGAGCCGACGATGGCGCTGCTGGTCTCCGGCGGCCACTCCTCGCTGCTCCTGTCCTCGGATATCACCTCCGACGTGCGGCCGATGGGCGCGACCATCGACGACGCGGCCGGCGAGGCCTTCGACAAGATCGCCCGCGTGCTGAACCTCGGCTTCCCCGGCGGTCCGGTCATCGACCGCTACGCCCGCGAGGGCGACCCGAAGGCGATCGCCTTCCCGCGCGGCCTGACCGGCCCGCGCGACCCCGCCTACGACTTCTCCTTCTCCGGCCTGAAGACGGCCGTGGCCCGCTGGATCGAGGCCAAGCGCGCGGCCGGCGAGGAGGTCCCGGTCCGTGACGTGGCCGCCTCCTTCCAGGAGGCCGTGGTGGACGTGCTGACCCGCAAGGCCGTGCGCGCCTGCAAGGACGAGGGCGTCGACCACCTGATGATCGGCGGCGGCGTGGCCGCCAACTCCCGGCTGCGCGCGCTCGCCCAGGAGCGCTGCGAGGCCGCCGGCATCCGGCTGCGCGTCCCGCGCCCCAAGCTGTGCACGGACAACGGCGCGATGGTCGCGGCTCTCGGCGCCGAGATGGTCGCCCGCAACCGGACCGCCTCCGACTGGGACCTGTCCGCCGACTCCTCGCTGCCGGTCACCGATACCCATGTCCCCGGTCACGACCACAGCCACGACCACGACCATGTGCACGAGGTCAGCAAGGACAACCTCTACTCATGA
- a CDS encoding glycoside hydrolase family 3 N-terminal domain-containing protein: MTTAPWRDPALPAAARVDDLLSRMTLEEKTAQLYGVWVGAGTDGDGVAPLQREMAADRDWDELIAHGLGQLTRSFGTAPVDPVSGARALARAQRRIAAANRFGIPAVAHEECLAGFTAWGATAYPVPLAWGASFDPELVAELGRRIGHDLRSVGVHQGLAPVLDVVRDPRWGRVEETIGEDPYLVGTIGTAYVRGLESAGIVATLKHFAGYASSVGARNLAPVRAGAREFADVVLPPFEMALREGGARSVMAAYTETDGVPASADPALLTALLRDEWGFTGTVVADYFGIGFLRTQHRVAEDEAGAARLALAAGVDVELPTLDCYGAPLVAAVRDGRVAASLVDRAARRVLLQKCALGLLDADWRPEPDGPVDLDSTGNRALARRLAQASVVLLDNPGGLLPLPPRARVAVVGPRAADPLAMLGCYSFPAHVLPDHPGLPPGIAIPTLLDALGAELPDAELTFAKGCGVSDADTDGFGEAVARAAEADVCVAVLGDRAGLFGRGTSGEGCDAADLRLPGVQGELLDALVATGVPVVLVLLTGRPYALGRRHGRLGAVVQAFFPGEEGGPAVAGVLSGRVNPSGRLPVSVPREPGGQPWTYLQPPLGLAGEVSSLDPTPLYPFGHGRSYTAFTWTDFTGAGVTETGTDGSYDLSLTVRNTGDRAGAEVVQLYLHDPVASVTRPDVRLVGYQRVELDPGEGRRVTFHFHADLSSFTDRTGARVVEPGALELRLAASSTEVRHRARLTLTGPVRVLGPDRRLRCGTTVAPADRGRPSRSPDNENTPPRRTGTG, encoded by the coding sequence ATGACCACCGCTCCTTGGCGCGACCCCGCACTGCCCGCCGCCGCCCGCGTCGACGACCTGCTCTCCCGGATGACCCTGGAGGAGAAGACGGCCCAGCTGTACGGCGTGTGGGTGGGCGCCGGGACGGACGGCGACGGAGTCGCCCCGCTGCAGCGGGAGATGGCCGCCGACCGGGACTGGGACGAGCTGATCGCCCACGGCCTCGGCCAGCTGACCCGCTCCTTCGGCACCGCCCCCGTGGACCCGGTGTCCGGCGCGCGGGCGCTGGCCCGCGCCCAGCGCCGGATCGCCGCCGCGAACCGCTTCGGGATACCGGCCGTGGCCCACGAGGAGTGTCTGGCGGGGTTCACGGCCTGGGGCGCGACGGCGTATCCGGTGCCGCTCGCCTGGGGCGCGTCCTTCGACCCGGAGCTGGTGGCCGAGCTGGGCCGGCGCATCGGCCACGACCTGCGCTCGGTCGGCGTCCACCAGGGCCTGGCGCCGGTCCTGGACGTGGTCCGGGACCCGCGCTGGGGGCGGGTGGAGGAGACGATCGGCGAGGACCCGTACCTGGTGGGCACGATCGGCACCGCCTACGTGCGGGGCCTGGAGTCGGCCGGGATCGTCGCCACGCTCAAGCACTTCGCGGGGTACGCGTCCTCGGTGGGGGCGCGGAACCTGGCGCCGGTGCGGGCGGGCGCACGGGAGTTCGCGGACGTGGTGCTGCCGCCGTTCGAGATGGCGCTGCGCGAGGGCGGGGCGCGCTCGGTGATGGCGGCCTACACCGAGACCGACGGCGTGCCGGCCTCCGCCGACCCAGCTCTGCTGACCGCTCTGCTGCGCGACGAGTGGGGCTTCACGGGCACGGTGGTCGCCGACTATTTCGGCATCGGCTTCCTGCGGACCCAGCACCGGGTCGCCGAGGACGAGGCGGGCGCGGCGCGCCTGGCGCTCGCGGCGGGCGTCGACGTCGAACTGCCCACCCTGGACTGCTACGGCGCCCCGCTCGTGGCCGCCGTGCGGGACGGCCGGGTGGCCGCGTCGCTGGTGGACCGCGCGGCCCGCCGGGTCCTGCTCCAGAAGTGCGCGCTGGGCCTGCTGGACGCGGACTGGCGGCCGGAGCCGGACGGGCCCGTGGACCTGGACTCGACGGGCAACCGCGCCCTGGCCCGCCGCCTGGCGCAGGCGTCGGTGGTCCTGCTGGACAACCCCGGCGGGCTGCTCCCCCTGCCCCCGCGGGCCCGCGTCGCGGTCGTGGGCCCGCGCGCGGCGGACCCGCTCGCGATGCTCGGCTGCTACTCCTTCCCCGCGCACGTCCTGCCCGACCACCCCGGCCTCCCGCCGGGCATCGCGATCCCGACGCTCCTGGACGCCCTGGGCGCCGAACTCCCGGACGCCGAGCTGACGTTCGCCAAGGGGTGCGGGGTCTCGGACGCGGACACCGACGGGTTCGGGGAGGCGGTGGCGCGGGCCGCGGAGGCGGACGTGTGCGTGGCGGTCCTCGGGGACCGGGCGGGGCTGTTCGGCCGGGGCACGTCCGGCGAGGGCTGCGACGCGGCCGACCTGCGGCTGCCGGGCGTGCAGGGCGAGCTGCTGGACGCGCTGGTGGCCACGGGTGTGCCGGTCGTCCTGGTCCTGCTCACCGGCCGCCCCTACGCGCTGGGCCGCCGGCACGGCCGGCTGGGCGCGGTGGTGCAGGCCTTCTTCCCCGGCGAGGAGGGCGGTCCGGCGGTGGCCGGGGTCCTCTCGGGCCGCGTGAACCCCTCCGGCCGGCTCCCGGTGAGCGTCCCGCGCGAGCCCGGCGGCCAGCCCTGGACCTACCTCCAGCCGCCCCTGGGCCTGGCCGGCGAGGTCAGCAGCCTGGACCCGACCCCGCTGTACCCCTTCGGGCACGGCCGCTCGTACACGGCGTTCACCTGGACGGACTTCACCGGCGCCGGGGTGACGGAGACCGGCACGGACGGCTCGTACGACCTCTCGCTGACCGTCCGCAACACCGGCGACCGCGCGGGCGCCGAGGTCGTCCAGCTCTATCTGCACGATCCCGTGGCCTCGGTGACCCGCCCCGACGTCCGGCTGGTCGGCTACCAGCGGGTGGAACTGGACCCGGGCGAGGGCCGCCGGGTGACCTTCCACTTCCACGCCGACCTGTCGTCCTTCACCGACCGCACCGGCGCCCGGGTGGTGGAGCCGGGCGCCCTGGAGCTGCGGCTGGCCGCCTCCAGCACGGAGGTACGGCACCGGGCGCGGCTGACGCTGACGGGGCCGGTGCGGGTGCTCGGGCCGGACCGGAGGCTGCGGTGCGGGACGACGGTGGCGCCGGCGGACCGAGGCCGTCCGTCCCGGTCTCCCGACAACGAGAACACCCCGCCCCGGAGAACCGGGACGGGGTGA